Proteins encoded together in one Streptomyces sp. NBC_01216 window:
- a CDS encoding globin domain-containing protein has product MDAPTTTSAAEDQDVDDDRDADALSRIPSGPSPDAIEIRRTLAEIAPVADRVASYFYALLFVRHPELRSMFPAAMDTQRDRLLKALLTAAQHVDNPPVLTEYLQHLGRGHRKYGTLPAHYPAVGEALIGALTRYATVTWDGAAQAAWVRTYTTISQIMIDAAADDEKQAPPWWHAEVVSHDLRTRDIAVITLRPDQPYAFVAGQYTTLETPWWPRVWRHYSFATAPRPDGLLCLHVKAVPAGWVSNALVHHARPGDVLRLGPPAGSMTVDHSTDNGLLCLGGGTGIAPIKALVEDVAEHGDRRPVEVFYGARSDHDLYDIDTMLRLQRTFPWLSVRPVTEETARLPEAVCQYGPWNEYDAYLSGPPGMIRNGVDALRGIGIPAERIRHDSLDDLVALTGP; this is encoded by the coding sequence ATGGATGCTCCGACCACCACGTCAGCCGCTGAGGATCAGGACGTGGATGACGACAGGGACGCCGACGCACTTTCCCGAATACCCTCGGGACCTTCTCCCGACGCGATAGAGATCCGCCGCACCCTGGCCGAGATCGCCCCGGTCGCCGACCGGGTGGCTTCCTACTTCTACGCCCTGCTCTTCGTACGGCACCCCGAACTGCGTTCCATGTTTCCCGCCGCGATGGACACCCAGCGAGATCGCCTGCTCAAGGCGCTGCTCACAGCGGCCCAGCACGTGGACAACCCGCCGGTCCTCACCGAGTACCTCCAGCATCTGGGGCGCGGGCACCGCAAGTACGGCACGCTGCCGGCGCACTACCCGGCCGTCGGCGAGGCCCTGATCGGGGCACTGACCCGGTACGCCACTGTCACCTGGGACGGTGCCGCCCAGGCCGCCTGGGTGCGTACGTACACCACGATCTCTCAGATCATGATCGACGCGGCGGCCGACGACGAGAAACAGGCGCCCCCCTGGTGGCACGCCGAGGTCGTCTCGCACGACTTGCGGACCCGTGACATCGCGGTGATCACGCTGCGCCCCGACCAGCCCTACGCGTTCGTCGCCGGCCAGTACACGACGCTCGAGACGCCTTGGTGGCCCCGCGTCTGGCGGCACTACTCCTTCGCCACCGCGCCCCGCCCCGACGGCCTGCTCTGCCTGCACGTCAAGGCCGTTCCGGCCGGATGGGTCTCCAACGCCCTGGTCCATCACGCGCGCCCCGGCGACGTGCTGCGGCTCGGACCGCCCGCCGGTTCCATGACGGTCGACCATTCCACCGACAACGGCCTGCTGTGCCTGGGCGGCGGAACGGGGATCGCGCCCATCAAGGCGCTGGTCGAGGATGTCGCCGAGCACGGGGACCGGCGACCCGTCGAGGTCTTCTACGGGGCCCGCAGTGACCATGACCTCTACGACATCGACACGATGCTGCGGCTCCAGAGGACGTTCCCGTGGCTCTCGGTGCGACCGGTGACCGAGGAGACGGCACGACTGCCGGAAGCCGTCTGCCAGTACGGCCCGTGGAACGAGTACGACGCCTACCTGTCGGGGCCTCCCGGCATGATCCGGAACGGGGTCGACGCCCTCAGGGGAATAGGAATCCCCGCCGAGCGGATCCGTCACGACTCCCTGGACGACCTGGTGGCCCTGACAGGTCCGTAA
- a CDS encoding GNAT family N-acetyltransferase: protein MPLTALDQLPIRLLDTDDLVACADLSENRGWPREEHKWNLLLSAGTGYGIDEPDGKGLIAACVVTSYGPELAAIGMVLVAERCARRGLGRRLMRHVLAEVGATPLTLHATPNGLPLYKELGFTETGRAEMVRGHFTLTEPAPDVPTRRASAEDLPEILRLDTEVFGLDRTPLITRLPAFSDHLRVAEEDGELIGFAAAWPNMDTHVIGPLIARDTATAQALVASLAAATDRPLRTDVDVRHSSLLTWLKANGLAPVTFNAVMTRARPGLPGDGARRFAPLTVAAG from the coding sequence ATGCCGCTCACCGCACTCGATCAGCTTCCCATCCGGCTCCTCGACACCGACGACCTCGTTGCGTGCGCAGACCTCTCCGAGAACCGGGGCTGGCCTCGGGAGGAGCACAAGTGGAACCTCCTGCTCAGCGCCGGCACGGGCTACGGCATCGACGAGCCGGACGGCAAGGGCCTGATCGCCGCGTGCGTCGTCACCTCGTACGGCCCGGAGCTGGCAGCGATCGGTATGGTGCTCGTCGCCGAGCGCTGTGCGCGCCGGGGCCTGGGACGCCGGCTGATGCGTCACGTGCTGGCGGAGGTCGGGGCCACTCCTCTCACGCTCCACGCGACCCCCAACGGTCTGCCTCTCTACAAGGAGCTGGGTTTCACCGAGACGGGCCGCGCGGAGATGGTCCGGGGGCACTTCACCCTCACGGAACCGGCTCCGGACGTCCCGACCCGACGGGCCAGCGCCGAAGACCTCCCGGAGATCCTGCGCCTGGACACCGAGGTCTTCGGCCTCGACCGCACGCCACTGATCACCCGGCTCCCCGCCTTCTCGGATCACCTCCGGGTCGCGGAGGAGGACGGCGAGCTCATCGGCTTCGCGGCAGCGTGGCCCAATATGGACACCCATGTCATCGGCCCGCTGATCGCCCGTGACACAGCCACCGCACAGGCTCTCGTCGCCTCACTGGCCGCCGCCACCGACCGCCCGCTGCGCACGGACGTCGATGTGCGTCACTCCTCCTTGCTCACCTGGCTGAAGGCCAACGGCCTCGCCCCCGTCACGTTCAACGCGGTGATGACACGCGCCCGACCCGGCCTTCCCGGAGACGGGGCCCGCCGCTTCGCTCCCTTGACGGTGGCGGCAGGATGA
- a CDS encoding serine hydrolase domain-containing protein, with amino-acid sequence MTPFPESLFPSTERALLHRVAVAQSEGRSPSLVGAVAREGKLVWSGARTCVEGHAPDADTQYRIGSLTKVFTAVLVMRLRDEGLLELGDPLERHLAGRGLPPVVGEVTIAQLLSHGAGLGAETPAPWWERTPGSTRPELADVLGEEPFRFPAGHRHHYSNPGYTLLGSLVEAVRGMSWEDALRTEILDPLEMRRTTVRPVAPHASGWAVHPWADVMLPEPSQDLGVMASAGQLWSTAGDLCAFAGFLAQGDDRVLSAASVAEMRAPAAPAGPGEGEDGYGLGLQLVHRGGRTLIGHTGSLPGFVACLWVCVVEGVAGVALANATSGPLTGAVAADLVQIVADAEPRMPEPWRPLPESGVDQELLALTGPWYWGTYAYGLRLEAGRSVSLEPLRGPGRSARFRALPEGVWIGLDGYFAGETLRVVRRPDGSVSHLDLASFVFTREPYEPGGAVPGGVDEAGWRGL; translated from the coding sequence ATGACGCCTTTTCCCGAATCCTTGTTTCCCAGCACCGAGCGGGCGCTGCTGCACCGTGTCGCCGTCGCCCAGTCCGAAGGGCGGTCGCCTTCACTCGTCGGCGCGGTGGCCCGTGAGGGGAAGCTGGTCTGGAGCGGAGCGCGCACGTGTGTCGAGGGGCATGCGCCGGACGCGGACACGCAGTACCGGATCGGATCCCTCACGAAGGTGTTCACAGCCGTCCTGGTGATGCGACTGCGTGACGAGGGGCTTCTGGAGCTGGGCGATCCACTGGAGAGACACCTCGCGGGCAGGGGACTGCCCCCGGTTGTCGGGGAGGTGACGATCGCTCAACTCCTGTCGCACGGTGCCGGACTCGGAGCGGAGACGCCCGCCCCGTGGTGGGAGCGCACACCCGGGTCGACTCGGCCGGAACTGGCCGATGTCCTCGGTGAAGAGCCTTTCCGGTTCCCGGCGGGGCATCGGCACCACTACTCCAACCCCGGCTACACCTTGCTCGGTTCACTCGTCGAAGCGGTCCGCGGCATGTCCTGGGAGGACGCGCTGCGGACGGAGATCCTGGACCCCTTGGAGATGCGGCGTACGACGGTGCGCCCGGTCGCTCCGCACGCCTCCGGCTGGGCCGTGCACCCCTGGGCCGATGTGATGCTCCCCGAACCGTCTCAGGACCTGGGCGTGATGGCCTCGGCCGGTCAGCTCTGGTCGACGGCTGGGGACCTCTGCGCATTCGCCGGATTCCTGGCGCAGGGCGACGACCGGGTCCTGAGCGCGGCCTCAGTCGCGGAGATGAGGGCGCCTGCCGCACCCGCCGGCCCCGGAGAGGGCGAAGACGGCTATGGGCTCGGCCTCCAGCTGGTCCACCGGGGCGGACGGACACTGATCGGGCATACCGGCTCCCTGCCCGGCTTCGTCGCCTGCCTCTGGGTGTGCGTGGTGGAGGGCGTGGCGGGTGTGGCGCTCGCGAACGCCACCTCAGGGCCCCTGACGGGGGCGGTGGCCGCTGATCTGGTGCAGATCGTTGCCGACGCGGAACCTCGGATGCCGGAACCGTGGCGCCCCCTGCCGGAGAGCGGGGTCGATCAGGAGCTCCTGGCGCTGACGGGCCCCTGGTACTGGGGAACGTACGCGTACGGTCTGCGACTGGAGGCGGGGCGGAGCGTGAGTCTCGAGCCGCTGCGTGGCCCTGGGCGGAGTGCACGCTTCCGGGCCCTTCCCGAGGGCGTCTGGATCGGACTTGACGGCTACTTCGCCGGGGAGACGCTGAGAGTGGTCCGGCGGCCGGACGGTTCGGTGAGCCACCTTGATCTCGCCTCCTTCGTCTTCACCCGTGAGCCGTACGAACCAGGCGGCGCGGTGCCCGGAGGGGTGGACGAGGCAGGCTGGCGCGGCCTCTGA
- a CDS encoding GNAT family N-acetyltransferase, translating into MNDLHIRPAVTGDLAAVVALLADDPMGAQRESPDDLGPYLAAFERLVQDPNQHAMVAVRGATVVGTLQLTIIPGLSRRGSTRSLIEGVRIHAAERGSGLGTRLIEWAIEESRRQDCRLVQLTSDATRTDAHRFYERLGFEASHLGFKLSI; encoded by the coding sequence ATGAACGATCTCCACATACGGCCCGCGGTGACGGGGGATCTCGCGGCCGTCGTCGCGCTCCTCGCCGATGACCCCATGGGTGCCCAGCGAGAGTCCCCGGACGACCTCGGACCGTACCTCGCGGCCTTCGAAAGACTTGTTCAGGACCCGAACCAGCACGCGATGGTGGCTGTTCGCGGGGCCACGGTGGTCGGAACGCTCCAGCTGACGATCATCCCGGGACTCTCCCGTCGCGGTTCGACACGGTCACTCATCGAAGGCGTCCGCATCCATGCGGCTGAGCGTGGGAGCGGCTTGGGTACCCGGCTCATCGAGTGGGCCATCGAGGAATCGCGACGCCAGGACTGCCGACTGGTGCAGTTGACCTCCGACGCCACCCGCACAGACGCCCACCGCTTCTATGAGCGACTCGGCTTCGAAGCTTCCCACCTGGGCTTCAAGCTCAGTATCTGA
- a CDS encoding low molecular weight protein-tyrosine-phosphatase encodes MTYRVCFVCTGNICRSPMAEAVFRARVEKAGLAEWVEVGSAGTGGWHEGHGADPRTRAVLEEHGYPSAHTARRFRAASFAAFDLVVALDEGHLRDLRKLAPTPRDAAKVRLLRSYDPEAGALDVPDPYYGGVEDFEECLKMVEAASERLLTAVRENLEGPAA; translated from the coding sequence TTGACCTACCGCGTCTGTTTCGTCTGCACCGGCAATATCTGCCGCTCGCCCATGGCCGAGGCAGTCTTCCGCGCCCGCGTGGAGAAGGCGGGCCTGGCCGAGTGGGTGGAGGTCGGCAGTGCGGGTACCGGAGGCTGGCACGAGGGCCACGGCGCCGACCCGCGTACCCGCGCGGTGCTGGAGGAGCACGGGTATCCGTCCGCGCACACCGCCCGGCGGTTCCGCGCCGCCTCGTTCGCGGCATTCGATCTCGTCGTCGCCCTGGACGAAGGGCACCTGCGGGACCTGCGGAAGCTCGCGCCGACCCCTCGGGACGCGGCCAAGGTGCGGTTGCTCCGGTCGTACGACCCGGAGGCCGGAGCCCTCGATGTCCCCGACCCCTACTACGGCGGCGTGGAGGACTTCGAGGAGTGCCTGAAGATGGTGGAGGCGGCGAGCGAGCGACTGCTCACCGCGGTACGCGAGAACCTGGAGGGACCGGCGGCATGA
- a CDS encoding NUDIX hydrolase has protein sequence MTERPVVKRTARAILLDGNDLILIKRTKPGVDPYWLTPGGGVEPSDTTVVEALHREVHEELGAEITDVVPCFVDTIEHIVGGGVSGVKVQHFFVCRLASMDTSLRHGPEIEEPCGEYEIVRVPFSRVGIAAVHLVPLSLRHYLDGNIEGVRAMHAPDLG, from the coding sequence ATGACCGAACGCCCTGTGGTCAAGCGCACCGCACGCGCCATTCTGCTCGACGGAAACGACCTCATCCTCATCAAGCGCACCAAGCCGGGGGTTGATCCCTACTGGCTGACGCCCGGCGGTGGAGTGGAGCCCTCGGACACCACGGTCGTCGAGGCCCTGCACCGTGAGGTGCACGAGGAACTGGGCGCGGAGATCACCGATGTGGTTCCCTGCTTCGTGGACACCATCGAGCACATCGTCGGCGGCGGCGTCTCGGGCGTGAAGGTCCAGCACTTCTTCGTCTGCCGGCTCGCCTCGATGGACACCTCCCTGCGCCACGGTCCCGAGATCGAGGAGCCGTGCGGGGAGTACGAGATCGTGCGGGTGCCGTTCAGCCGGGTCGGAATCGCGGCGGTCCATCTTGTGCCGCTCTCGCTGCGCCACTATCTGGACGGGAACATCGAAGGCGTCCGCGCGATGCACGCCCCCGACTTGGGCTGA
- a CDS encoding cystathionine gamma-lyase, translating to MSRDVRSAEPSLGDGTRAVRAGLPEPVKYEPTLPGPVFAAHFHLPGAPTGPYTYGRDENPTWTHLERAIGELEAPGEPDVETLVFASGMAAISAVLFSQLESGDAVVVPSDGYQALPLVHEQLRAYGIEVRTASTGGDAQLSALDGTRLLWIETPSNPGLDVCDIRRLVRAAHDAGALVAVDNTLATPLGQRPLELGADFSVASDTKGMTGHGDILLGHVSCRDPRRAAEVRRWRKIVGAIPGPMEAWLAHRSLATLQLRVDRQCSTALALAEVLAGRQDVTGLRYPGLPGDPSHTVAATQMRRFGPVVSFVLPDQATAERFLDGLRLVDDATSFGGVRSTAERRGRWGGDSVPEGFIRFSVGAEDPEDLIADVVRSLDGARRS from the coding sequence ATGAGCAGGGACGTACGGAGCGCCGAGCCTTCGCTCGGGGACGGCACGCGGGCGGTACGGGCGGGACTCCCCGAGCCGGTGAAGTACGAACCGACCCTTCCCGGGCCCGTCTTCGCCGCCCATTTCCACCTCCCGGGCGCTCCCACCGGCCCCTACACCTACGGGCGGGACGAGAACCCGACCTGGACCCATCTGGAACGTGCCATCGGCGAACTGGAGGCGCCGGGGGAGCCGGACGTCGAGACCCTGGTCTTCGCCTCGGGCATGGCCGCGATCTCCGCCGTCCTCTTCTCCCAGCTCGAGTCCGGCGACGCGGTCGTCGTGCCCTCCGACGGCTACCAGGCTCTGCCACTGGTCCACGAGCAGCTGCGGGCGTACGGGATCGAAGTCCGCACCGCGTCCACCGGCGGTGACGCCCAGCTGTCCGCACTCGACGGCACGCGGCTGCTGTGGATCGAGACTCCCTCCAACCCAGGGCTCGACGTCTGCGACATCCGTCGGCTGGTCCGCGCGGCCCACGACGCCGGGGCCCTGGTCGCCGTCGACAACACACTGGCCACACCGCTCGGCCAGCGACCGCTCGAGCTCGGAGCGGACTTCTCCGTCGCCAGTGACACCAAGGGCATGACCGGACACGGCGACATCCTGCTCGGCCACGTGAGCTGCCGTGATCCACGACGAGCGGCTGAGGTGCGGCGCTGGCGCAAGATCGTCGGCGCCATTCCCGGCCCGATGGAAGCCTGGCTCGCGCATCGTTCGCTGGCCACGCTCCAGCTCCGCGTCGACCGGCAGTGCAGCACCGCGCTGGCGCTTGCCGAGGTCCTCGCCGGGCGTCAGGACGTGACCGGGCTGCGCTACCCGGGGCTGCCCGGTGACCCTTCGCACACCGTCGCGGCAACGCAGATGCGGCGCTTCGGCCCGGTGGTGTCCTTCGTGCTCCCCGACCAGGCCACGGCAGAGCGGTTCCTGGACGGGCTGCGGCTCGTGGACGACGCCACCAGCTTCGGCGGGGTGCGTTCCACGGCCGAACGACGGGGGCGGTGGGGCGGGGATTCCGTACCAGAGGGCTTCATCCGCTTCTCGGTCGGCGCGGAGGACCCAGAGGATCTGATCGCGGATGTGGTCCGCTCTCTCGACGGGGCCCGCAGAAGCTGA
- a CDS encoding LysR family transcriptional regulator → MDLALLRTFVTVHRAGSFTRAAALLGLSQPAVTSQIRTLERQLGRPLFLRQARGVTATTIGDELAHRAAPHLDALVEIVETGLGEGSGQRTLHLAGPPEFTSARALPALTPLVAQGLSVRVSLLGNAEALLDGLAAGHHDLAIATDRPRGGLLTATPLCDEEHLLVAAPRWAARLAPGLLLRKGAVVLEQLPVVEVHESLPFVSRYWAEVFDSKPASAATVIAPDLRAVLESAATGAGLAVLPRYLCEEALEQGRLVALLDPPVPPLRTYFLVVRTGTLALPPLARAHEWLLRAAGDW, encoded by the coding sequence ATGGATCTGGCCCTGCTGCGCACATTCGTCACGGTGCACCGGGCCGGCTCCTTCACCCGCGCGGCGGCCCTGCTCGGGCTGTCGCAACCCGCCGTGACCAGCCAGATCCGCACCCTGGAGCGACAACTCGGGCGCCCGCTGTTCCTCAGGCAGGCCCGAGGGGTCACCGCCACCACCATCGGCGACGAACTCGCCCACCGGGCCGCCCCTCACCTGGACGCGCTCGTCGAGATCGTGGAGACCGGACTGGGCGAGGGAAGCGGGCAGCGGACCCTGCATCTGGCGGGCCCCCCCGAGTTCACCTCGGCCCGCGCGCTGCCGGCGCTCACGCCGCTCGTCGCCCAGGGACTGTCGGTACGCGTCTCCTTGCTCGGCAACGCCGAGGCCCTCCTCGACGGGCTGGCAGCCGGACATCATGATCTGGCCATCGCGACGGACCGGCCGCGCGGTGGTCTGCTCACCGCGACTCCGCTCTGCGACGAGGAGCACCTCCTGGTCGCGGCACCACGCTGGGCGGCCCGGCTCGCGCCCGGACTCCTGCTGCGCAAGGGCGCGGTGGTGCTGGAGCAGCTCCCGGTGGTGGAGGTGCACGAGTCGTTGCCGTTCGTCTCCCGGTACTGGGCAGAAGTGTTCGACAGCAAACCGGCCTCGGCCGCCACCGTCATCGCTCCCGACCTCCGGGCGGTTCTGGAGTCGGCGGCCACAGGGGCGGGGCTCGCCGTACTCCCCCGGTACCTGTGCGAGGAGGCCCTGGAGCAGGGCCGTCTCGTGGCGCTGCTCGATCCGCCGGTACCGCCGCTGCGCACCTACTTCCTCGTCGTCCGTACGGGGACCCTGGCACTGCCACCTCTGGCACGGGCACACGAGTGGCTCCTGAGAGCCGCTGGGGACTGGTGA